The following DNA comes from Marispirochaeta aestuarii.
GGGCCTTTTCGTACAGTTCGGTACGACGGGCCTGATCCATGGTCTCCTTGGCTTCTTTGATCAGAGCGGTAAACTCGGCGTTCTTCCAGGCAGCGATGTTTCCGGCGGGAGGCTCAGCCGCGGGTGCGGAGAGAAGTACCCACAGGAAGTTGTCGGGGTCACCATTGTCTCCGGTCCAGCCGAGCATGGCCATGTCGTGCTCCAGGTTGTCGGTCTTGTCCAGGTAGGTTCCCCATTCGTAGGAGACGATCTCTGCGTCTACCCCGATTTCGGCGAACTGGGCCTGCATGATCTCGGCGATCTTACGGGCGTTGGGGTTGTAGGGCCGTGCAACCGGCATTGCCCAGAGTTGGGTGGAGAAGCCGTTGGGGAAGCCTGCCTGGGCCAGCAGCTGCTTTGCCTTGGCGGGATCGTAGGGATAATCCTTGATGTCGTCGTTATAGGACCACATGGTGGGGGGCAGAGGGTTCTTGGCGGGGGTTCCCGCGGAACCGTAGACTGCGGTAATGATCTCTTCCTTGTTGATGGCGTAGTTCAGGGCCTGGCGAACAAGCTTGTTGTCAAAGGGTTTTTTGCTGGTATTGAATGCCAGATATCCGACATTCAGTCCTTCCTGCTGCAAAACCTTGACATTGGGATCGTTCTTCATAGCCTGCAGGTCCTGGGCAGAGGGGAAGTCGATTACATCCACTTCGCCTTTCTGCAGGGCAAGCCAGCGGGCGGTTGCATCGGGAATGACCCGGAGGATAAGACGATCCAGGTAGACATCGTCCGCCCAGTAGCCCTCGTTGCGCTCGAAGATGATGGCATCGTCCTTGCGCCACTCGACGAACTTGAAGGGACCGGTTCCCACGGGATTGTTTTTGAAGTCTTCCCCGAGTTTTTCAACAGCGGCGGGGGATACGATGCCTGCGAAATCCATGGCCAGGTTGGCGAGGAAGGGGGCTTCCGGTTTTTTCAGGTCAAAGCGTACGGTGTAATCATCCACAGCAACAACCGCATCGACGATGTTACTCATGTCCATGTAACCCCAGTACTTCCAGGGTCCCAGATCATAGTAGGGATGATCTTCCTTGAACTGGCGTTCGAAGGTAAATACGACTGCATCGGCGGTAAAATCGGTCCCGTCGTGGAACTTTACGCCTTTGCGCAGATTAAAGGTAACCGACAGATTGTCGTCCGCAACTTCCCAGCTTTCCGCCAGGGCAGGCCGAACCTCGGTTTTTCCGGGGACAAACTCCACCAGGTTGTCAAATACAGCGGTGGCGCCGTAAAAGGATTCACCGTCGGTTTCCCGGGCAGGATCGAGTCCTACAGAGTCGCCGGAACGGGCAAAAACCAGGGTCCCGCCCATTTTTCCGTCGCCGCCTGCGCTGGATGCAGCTTCCTGTTCACCACCGGCAAATGCCATGGGCACAG
Coding sequences within:
- a CDS encoding ABC transporter substrate-binding protein, with protein sequence MKRSIMFLSVALVLLLAVPMAFAGGEQEAASSAGGDGKMGGTLVFARSGDSVGLDPARETDGESFYGATAVFDNLVEFVPGKTEVRPALAESWEVADDNLSVTFNLRKGVKFHDGTDFTADAVVFTFERQFKEDHPYYDLGPWKYWGYMDMSNIVDAVVAVDDYTVRFDLKKPEAPFLANLAMDFAGIVSPAAVEKLGEDFKNNPVGTGPFKFVEWRKDDAIIFERNEGYWADDVYLDRLILRVIPDATARWLALQKGEVDVIDFPSAQDLQAMKNDPNVKVLQQEGLNVGYLAFNTSKKPFDNKLVRQALNYAINKEEIITAVYGSAGTPAKNPLPPTMWSYNDDIKDYPYDPAKAKQLLAQAGFPNGFSTQLWAMPVARPYNPNARKIAEIMQAQFAEIGVDAEIVSYEWGTYLDKTDNLEHDMAMLGWTGDNGDPDNFLWVLLSAPAAEPPAGNIAAWKNAEFTALIKEAKETMDQARRTELYEKAQVVFKEEAPWLPIAHSVVSVPMKNSVQGFHIYPTGKRVFRGVWIEK